AAGGTTAGTCTCTCCAAAATTACTTGCTTCGCCATTGTATGTGCGCCAACCTGTGGTAGACATTAAGGTTGGGGGAAGAGTACGCCATTTTTCGTCCTTTTGGCCGTCGCTGACGGCTGATGATTGGATTTTAAACGCCATTTCAGTTGGGGTTAGAATTCCTTTTACCGGGATTCCGTTTCAAGATCGCCCGGGGAGGAATATGTCCTTTAGCCCAGAACTAGCAGCGATTTGTCAGGTGGAAGTCGATTCGTTGCTAGAAAAAGGGGCGGTGGAGAGAATCCCGCTCGAAGAAAGATGTTTCGTCAGCGGCATTTTTGTAATCCCAAAAAGTTCTGGTGGTTTTAGACCAATAGTTAATTTAAAAGGGTTAAATCAGTTTGtagaaaaattacatttcaaaatggaGGTTGTCAGCGGAATGAAGGGAATGGTAAGGAAAGGGGATTATTTTACGAAAATAGACCTTCGGACGCCTACCTTACCATTCCCATCCATTCGGacgatagaaaattttccaatttatGTGGGAAGGGTCACTTTTCCAATTTTCGTGCCTTTGTTTCGGTTTATCATCCGCCCCCTGGACCTTCACAAAGATCCTTAAACCCGTAGTGGCCTCGCTAAGAAGGAGGGGGATCCGAATTGTAATCTATTTGGATGATTTTCTCATCCTCAACCAAACCAAGGAGGGGGCAGAGCGGGATTTCATACTTGTAGTAGAAATATTAGAGAAATGTGGGTTTTTGATTAACTGGGAGAAATCTGTGGGCGTGGCCGCACAGGAAAGAGAATTTCTGGGACTTTTGGTTAACTCCAAGGAGTTATCCGTCTCTCTCCTCCCCAAGaaaatagagcaaatcattgaGATTTGTCGCAAAGCCCGCTCAACCATCGACATCTCATTAAGGGAGGTGACGAAAATTCTAGGTAATTTAGCTTGGGCGATCCAAGCTATTCCGTTTGCCCAGGGGCACTATCGAAACATCCAGTGGCTTTACATCACGCAATCAGCAAGGGCAGGAGGAAATTTATCCACAAAAATTCAGCTGGATGAAGAGTCGAGGGCTGAGTTGCATTGGTGGTCAAACAACGTGCGTGAGTCCAATGGCAGGACATTTTCTGTGCGTGATCCcgatttaatcattttttctgacacctcCCTTTCGGGGTGGGGCGCCTCCTTGAATGACGCCAGTGCCAAAGGGCCATGGGCGGATCAAGATCGTTTGCACCACATAAACGAGCTGGAGCTGATGGTGGCCTTATTCGCATTAAAATCATTTACAAGCATGGCGTCTCAGGTATCGGTGAGGCTCATGATGGATAACGCAACGGCAGTCCATTATGTTAATAATTCGGGAGGCTCCAGGTCACAGAGACTGTGTAGGATTAGCCAGGAGATAGTGGCGTGGTGTGTGCGACGCTCAATCACAATTAACGCTGAATATCTGCCGGGGACGCAAAATGTTGTTGCAGATCGCCTATCAAGAGCAGGCCAGGACTCGAGCGACTGGAAACTCAACCCGTTCGTCTTCAGTCACCTGAGAGCTCGTTGGAGCCTAAGGGTAGACTTGTTCGCATCGGCCTGGAACAGACAGCTGGACCAGTTCGTCAGTTGGGGCCGGCAACCGGACGCAATGGCGGTAGACGCCTTCAGCCTGGGCTGGGCGGGCGTAAATGACTACGCATTTCCCCCATTTTGCCTGATTCAGAGATGTCTGATGAAATTGTTGAGAGACCGAGCGGAGCTCACGTTGGTGACCCCCTTTTGGCCAGCGCAGACCTGGTTCCCGCTGCTACTAGATCTAGCGTGCGAGCCGGCCCTAGTTCACCCGAGAGAACAGTTGTTACTGGGCCCAGCAGGCCAACCACACCCGCTGTCGGAATCGCTCCTGTTGGTCGCCTGGAGATTTTCCGGAGACAATTCGAAAGCAGCGGCCTTTCGAGCCGAGTGGTCGAACTCCTCATGGGAGGGTCGCGCAACACCACATCAACTGCCTACCAGTCCGCGTGGAGTAATTGGGGTGATTGGTGTGTTCGAGAGGAGACCAATCCCATGTCGCCTCCTATAGCGAAGGTACTAGATTTTCTTTCGTCGCTGGTTAGTGCCGGAAAAGCGTACAGAACGATAAACGTCCATCGCTCTATGCTGCCGTTTGGGCAAGTTGGACGGCTTCGATTTGGGCAAGCACCCACTGGTAGTGAAATTGATGCGAGGGGTGTACAACAGGAAACCCCCCGCCCCTATATATTCACGTTTCTGGGAGGTGGATTCAGTAATAGAATTCTTGATTTCCCTAGGTCCAAATAGTGATCTTACTTTCAAGAACCTCTCGCTGAAGTTAGCCATGTTGACCAGAGAAGCCTACGAAGTCGCGTTTAGAATTACACAGAggccgacaacaacaaatttcattgaacaacccccccaaaaaaattaatgcccGAGTTTTTATGCGTTCGGAGGTGGTTTGATTAGCTCAGCTtctaaaagaacaagaaaggcAACTGTTGTTTCAGCTGACTCTCGTTCATTAACGGGAACACATTCGAGCCTattatggaaaaaaagaataacaactACCGGGGCGATGATGATGTTAGTGCTGTGCTCTTAACCGAACATTAAGGTGTATTGTCCCATAGGGGAAAAAAGGTggacggtttttttttaaatttttattattaccgcTGTAGACTTGTTGTAgacttttaattattaatttaaatgatGATAAAATTAATTAGCGGATGTGGAGAGAATCCAAGGcaaacttctttcttttattctttttttcctggactccattttaaaaaccacggatttgttttgtttcacctttttttcgcTCTCGGATTGTATTCGGTCTTCGAGTGTTAATCACCTAACTCTAGATAAGCAAATGAGTGCACACGATATATATATTCTGCTTGTAAAGAAACTGTATTTCATACCACCAGTTGAGTCCTTATtcggaaaaacacacacacaagtagtCGGGCAGTCTCTAAGAGAGTGGCCATTTAAGAGAGGGGAGGGACAAAGTAGACATCTGTCAGACAGAGGCAGAGTTGCCAGATAAGTCAGGGGAATGTCTTCAGTTTGCTCCGCATCTAACGATATTCAACAGTCGGTCTGTCTGTATTGTTCCAAACAATGATCCTGCGGTCCGGATCACATGAGGTAAATGGGAAATATGTCTAATCCAGCAGCTGGTCACGCACAGAGGCAGGCAGGCAATGCTGCGCTTTTGATCTCCTTATTGCTGTCCATAGCCgagtgaaatgagaaaaataattctGTCGCCAAATTGTGGCTTGCTGGCATTTGCGTGTTGCTCATCTAGCGGCACAAGTCGCCATTGTTGgcgatttttaattgttttaatatttaactaatcaaacaatttttgttttttttcttgaaaaatgcCGAGATAcaaccaattaaaaaaaaaatcggaaaaataTTTCCGAGGATTATCCCGCCACAAAGCCTTACAAATTTGAATCCATACTGGACcaagggtaaatttttaaattgctttgcaaaattaatttaatctttctgtttatatttttttagattactGTTAGCTGACCGGAATCAACCAGTTTACCTTATCAAATGGGAAAATTTCGATGATAATTACAACTCTTGGGAGCCAgagtctttttttaagaatcaACAGGGAATTTTGGCAAAATTCCAAAAACAGTAAATTAAAGCATTTATAACTATTCCTTGTTATATTACTCAACTTTTTTATGTCCTTGATTTCAGATTCTTAGAGAATGGTGGGGACCCCCACAAGACTGTCACGGCGGAAATGGTGGCTCACCAATATGACCATATGGGACGCTCCACCAGAGCTGGCAGCTCACACGATTCACAAACCAACCACAACACTCCACAGACACTACCGAAGCAAACACGGTacaattttcgaagtgtcagTAAATCCACAAAGCCAACAACATGCAATACTTCAATGAATGAAGAATTGAGATCTGAGCATGTGGATGTTCATATGATGGATAGGTATGTGGATCAGATGGATGTGGATCATCCATCCTAACAAGATTTGTTGCGGGTCAGTAGAAAATACTTTTTCGATTGAATGATGAATtatatattcttttgtttatttagatGCCGAATGAAGATGAATGAAGATGGATCCTATACATCGTTTTCATATACAGAAAATCTTAACATggatgaaataaagaaaattgattctgaaatttaaaaacaaataataatggcAAAAAGATAATCGTGACGTCCACACACTACTATTGATAATGGTAGATGAAGCAGTAAATGCATACAACATTAGTCATCTAACTTTGCAGCGAATGTCTGTCACCCACAAACCTAGTAGAACAAGCTCTCATATATGAGAGCAATTTAGTTTAGTAAAAGAACTAATACAATGCGAGCAATTGGCAGAATTTAATAGGAAAAGGTTAATAATTTACGGATTATGGCATGATCTATTGAATTCCTTATCAATATATCACAATACCATTTACGACCTGGTAACGCTCAACTGACAAATTGTGGTAATCTAAACAAGATCTGTCTGTCATTTcatattattaattttctctTACGTACACCTGGCACTTGTCCACAAGGAGTTAATCGATAGCTGAAGTGCTGCAATTTTAAGACGTTCTGTTAAATTTGTATTCGATTGCAGAAAGAATTGTTTTCCGCTgtaatctttaattttttacttCAATTATTGTTAATAATGAGCATTTCTCTGTTTTTTATGTATTAAATTgtatgtttttttccccaaacagATTTTAATACCAGCAATTTCTCAAAGATGTTAGTGAAAGTAATCCAGATTGACGATTTCGTTCGCGAACGGCAATCTCCGCGTATAATTTTTTATGGGGAGGTGCAGGAGCAGCCGATGCAACTACAATCTGGTTGtgtcaaatttcttctttctggggTAATTGCCACGTACGACCGTAGCAACCATAGGCGCCAATGGAGTGACAAGGCGATGTTTTTTTATAGACGCTCGAGTGTGAAAAACTGTGTCTGGAATTGCGTTATTACAGCGAGGGTTATGTTACACAAAATATTGTACGTTTGCATGATCATAAAGATCAGTCGCTCGCCAGTCTAATggtttacaaaataaattggaaacaaaacaaattacaaAGCAAATTGGCTATTGCTACGGAGTACTTGTTTCCTGAAAAATTTGAGGACGAGAAATCGTCCCATTGCTGGGGGAATACGATTCAAACCCATCTCAACATTCTTTCCACTGGCTTCAATTTTGGTGCCAGCCACGCTGCAAACCCAAGGTATTTGCCCATGTTTCcatgttcccgtaatttttaacatttgtatAATTTGTATGATTATAATATTTGttaatcaaaatatttgttaaCGAAAATGTCGAGAAATAACGACTCCGTTTCTATCTTGTCATGAAGAGAGAATACAGTTTGAATAATTAGTAACAGGAGTAAATAATtaagagggagagagaaactgAGAGAAAGAGCAGTGCAACCTGCCGTGATGCGGGCGAGGCGACTTCTGACAAGAGAGGGCGAGAGAGCAAAAATCTTTGACCTACCTCGGCGGAGCCAAGGTCGATTCTAGAGATTTCTAGAACAAAGAGGTGGCAttagaaaagggggggggcaGAGAAGGAAGAGCAAAATGAGGGGGAACAGTATTGCAACATATGGAGCAGTTcaacatcctgcgttgccaggtctgaaaatcaattttgtgtccaaaagggccaatcagcgtacagacTCTTTAGAAAGGCTGCATTTCAAACGCTTATTTCAGACATAAACACCTgtaagttaaaaattaaatttgttttaattcagaTTGTTTATTAAGGCAATTATAGCTGCAAAAATTTACAAGGCTTGCGTCTAGCCACGGCttattcccctttttattttggtttttacgTCTACGTTGGAATTATGacaccattttctttgtttatttacCTACACTAGCCTACCACCTACTACTATTTAAAGAATAGAAATATAGAATTCAAACCAATGAAATTATACTATCAATGGCATTGGAAATACTGTCAATGGAATTATAAGCTCAATGGCAAAGCAAGGTGATGTCTAC
The sequence above is drawn from the Daphnia pulicaria isolate SC F1-1A chromosome 1, SC_F0-13Bv2, whole genome shotgun sequence genome and encodes:
- the LOC124315374 gene encoding uncharacterized protein LOC124315374 — encoded protein: MWEGSLFQFSCLCFGLSSAPWTFTKILKPVVASLRRRGIRIVIYLDDFLILNQTKEGAERDFILVVEILEKCGFLINWEKSVGVAAQEREFLGLLVNSKELSVSLLPKKIEQIIEICRKARSTIDISLREVTKILGNLAWAIQAIPFAQGHYRNIQWLYITQSARAGGNLSTKIQLDEESRAELHWWSNNVRESNGRTFSVRDPDLIIFSDTSLSGWGASLNDASAKGPWADQDRLHHINELELMVALFALKSFTSMASQVSVRLMMDNATAVHYVNNSGGSRSQRLCRISQEIVAWCVRRSITINAEYLPGTQNVVADRLSRAGQDSSDWKLNPFVFSHLRARWSLRVDLFASAWNRQLDQFVSWGRQPDAMAVDAFSLGWAGVNDYAFPPFCLIQRCLMKLLRDRAELTLVTPFWPAQTWFPLLLDLACEPALVHPREQLLLGPAGQPHPLSESLLLVAWRFSGDNSKAAAFRAEWSNSSWEGRATPHQLPTSPRGVIGVIGVFERRPIPCRLL